From a single Prionailurus bengalensis isolate Pbe53 chromosome A1, Fcat_Pben_1.1_paternal_pri, whole genome shotgun sequence genomic region:
- the FBXO4 gene encoding LOW QUALITY PROTEIN: F-box only protein 4 (The sequence of the model RefSeq protein was modified relative to this genomic sequence to represent the inferred CDS: inserted 1 base in 1 codon): MAGSEPRSGGSAPPPHHSDWSRLEAAILSGWRNFWQSVGKERAAPRASQEEADEEASTLTRLPIDVQLYILSFLSPHDLCQLGSTSHYWNETVRDPILWRYFLLRDLPSWSSVDWKSLPDLEILKKPISEVTDGAFFDYMAVYKMCCPYTRRSLKSSRPMYGAVTSFLHSLIIQNEPRFAMFGPGLEELNTSLVLSLMSSQELCPTAGLPQRQIDGIGSGVSFQLSNQHKFNILILYSTTRKERDRAREEHTSAVNKMFSLQNEGDDQQGSRYSVIPQIQKVCEVVDGFIYVANAEAHKRHEWQDEFSRIMAMTDPAFGSSGRPMLVLSCISQADVKRMPCXYLAHELRLNLLNHPWMVQDTEAETLTGFLNGIQWILEEVESKHAR; encoded by the exons ATGGCGGGAAGCGAGCCCCGCAGCGGAGGCAGTGCCCCGCCGCCGCACCACAGCGACTGGAGCCGGCTGGAGGCCGCCATCCTCAGCGGCTGGAGGAACTTCTGGCAGTCGGTGGGCAAGGAGAGAGCAGCGCCCAGGGCCTCCCAAGAGGAGGCGGACGAGGAGGCCAGTACCCTGACGCGGCTGCCG ATTGACGTACAGctatatattttgtcatttctttcacCTCATGATCTGTGTCAGTTGGGAAGTACCAGCCATTATTGGAATGAAACTGTACGAGATCCAATTCTGTGGAGATATTTTCTGCTGCGGGATCTTCCTTCTTGGTCTTCCGTTGACTGGAAGTCTCTTCCAGATCTAGAAATCTTAAAAAAGCCTATATCTGAGGTCACTGATGGTGCATTTTTTGACTACATGGCAGT CTATAAAATGTGCTGTCCATATACAAGAAGATCCTTGAAATCTAGCCGTCCTATGTATGGAGCTGTCACGTCATTTTTACACTCATTGATCATTCAGAATGAACCACGATTTGCTATGTTTGGACCAGGTTTGGAAGAACTGAATACATCTTTGGTATTGAGCTTGATGTCTTCTCAGGAGCTTTGCCCAACAGCTGGCTTGCCTCAGAGGCAGATTGATG gtaTTGGATCAGGAGTCAGTtttcagttgagcaaccaacatAAATTCAACATCCTGATATTATATTCCACTACCAG AAAGGAAAGAGATAGAGCAAGAGAAGAACATACAAGTGCTGTTAACAAGATGTTCAGTCTACAGAATGAAGGAGATGATCAGCAAGGAAGCCGGTATAGTGTAATTCCACAAATTCAGAAGGTGTGTGAAGTTGTTGATGGGTTCATCTATGTTGCAAATGCTGAAGCTCATAAAA GACATGAATGGCAAGATGAATTTTCTCGTATTATGGCAATGACAGATCCAGCTTTTGGATCTTCAGGAAGACCTATGCTGGTTTTATCTTGTATTTCTCAAGCAGATGTAAAAAGAATGCCTT TTTATTTGGCTCATGAGCTGCGTCTAAATCTTCTGAACCACCCATGGATG